ACGGGATGCCCGTCGGGATGTTGAGCTCGGCGATCTCGTCGTCGCCGATGCCGTCGAGGTGCTTCACGAGGGCGCGCAGCGAGTTGCCGTGGGCGGTCACGAGCACCGTCTTGCCGGCCGCGAGGTCGGGCACGATGTCGGACTGCCAGTACGGGAGCATGCGTGCGATGACGTCCTTCAGGCACTCGGTGCGCGGCAGCTCGTCGTCGGCCAGGTTCGCGTAGCGCGGATCGCCGACCTGCGAGTACTCGGCGTCATCGGCCAGCACGGGCGGCGGCACATCGAACGAACGGCGCCAGAGCTGGAACTGCTCGGGGCCGTACTTCTCGAGCGTCTCCGCCTTGTCGAGGCCCTGGAGCGCGCCGTAGTGGCGCTCGTTGAGACGCCAGGAACGGCGCACGTCGATCCAGGCGCGGTCGGCGACGTCGAGTGCGATGTTCGCCGTCTGGATCGCACGCGTGAGCACCGAGGTGTGCAGCACGTCGGGAAGGAGCCCCGATTCGGCGAGCAGCTCGCCGGCGCGGGCCGCCTCGGCGGTGCCGAGTTCGCTGAGCCGCACATCGACCCAACCGGTGAACAGGTTCTTCTGGTTCCATTCGCTGTTGCCGTGGCGAAGCAGCACGAGGGTGTGAGGCATGGGAACCAGCCTAGCGGCGCGGCATCCGTCGCCCTGAATATTTCTGCGCTGGTCTGCGCATGATTCTTATGTGTGTCGCACATAATTCTCCCTTCCTTGGTTCAACTTTTGGTTGACCTTCGCCAAAAGTCCCCCTAGGTTCGGGATCGGACGCGCATTGCCGCTCGGCCCTACGGGCGGTCCAGCATTCGGAACCGATGGAGGTCTCATGCTCACCCAGCTCCACAACGACGTGAAACGGCTGGTCGCCGTGCTACTCGCGTCAGTGCTCACCGTCGGGGTCGTCGTCGGGGTCGCCGCCCCGGCACAGGCCCACGACGGAACCCAGATCCTGATCTTCACGAAGACGACGCAGTACCGTCACACGGACGCGATCGACGAGGGAACCCCCCTCATCACCGCCGCCCTCGAGGTCGAGGGCATGGAGGTGACGCACACCGAGGACTCGACGATCTTCAACGACACCGATCTCCCGCACTTCGACGCGATCGTCATGTTCCAGACGTCGGGCGACCCGTGGAACGCCGACCAGAAGGCCGCGCTCGAGCGCTACCAGCAGGGCGGCGGCGGCATCGTGGCGATCCACAACGCCACCGACATGCGCGGCAACTACGCCTGGTGGGACGAGCTGGTCGGCTCGCTCATGCCCGGGCACGCCGCCACCGGATCCGACCCCGGACAGCCGGGCACGGTGCGGATCGAGGACGACACGCACCCGTCGACCGAACACTTCGACGGCAGCCGCTGGGAACGCGGTGACGAGTGGTACAACTTCTCGAACAACGTGCGCGGCACCGCACACGTGCTCGCGTCGATGGACGAGTCGACCTACGACGCCGGCGGCAACGCCATGGGCTACGACCACCCGATCTCGTGGTGCAAGCCGTACGACGGCGGTCGCACCTGGACGACGGCCATGGGCCACTACGGTTCCCACTACGAGGAGCCGGCCTTCATGCAGCACATCGTCGGCGGCGTGAAGTACGCGGCCGGCCTCGAGGAGGGCGACTGCGGCGGCACCGTCTGGGAGAACTTCGAGAAGGTCTCGCTCGACCAGAACACCTCAGCGCCGTTCGCCATGGACATCGCCGAAGACGGCCGCGTCTTCTACACCGAACTCGTGCGCGGGCAGATCCGCGTCTGGGACCCTGCGACGAACGCGGTCACGACGGCCCTCGAACTCGACGTCTACTCGGGCGGTGAGGACGGACTCCTCGGCATCGCCCTCGACAACGACTTCACCGAGAACGGGCGGCTCTACGTCTACCGCTCCCCCGATGCCGCCGACAACTCCGACCCGTCGAGCTTCCTGAGCCGCATCTCGCGTTTCACGATGGTCAACGGCGTCATCGACCCGGCGTCGGAGGAGCTCATCATCGAGGTGCCGGCACGTCGCCTGCCCGATGAGCCCGGCCACACCGGCGGCGGTCTCGACTTCGACGCAGCGGGCAACCTCTACCTCGGCGTCGGCGACGACGTGAACCCGCACTCCGAGCCGTCGGGCGGCTACGCGCCGCTGTCGACCCGACCGGGCACGTTCCACGACGCTCGCGAGACCTCGGCGAACACCAACGACCTGCGAGGCAAGCTGCTCCGCATCACGCCGAACCCCGACGGGCCCGGATACACCGTTCCCGACGGGAACCTCTTCCCCGAGGCCGGCGACGCGGACGACAAGACGCTGCCCGAGATCTACGCCATGGGCTTCCGCAACCCGTTCCGGTTCTCGATCGACCAGTCGACCGGCGCGATCAGCCTCGCCGACTACTCCCCCGACAACGGCACCGACGCACCCACGACGCGTGGACCCGCCGGCATCGCGGAGTGGAACTACATCACGAGCCCCGGCAACTACGGCTGGCCGCTCTGCATGGGCGACAACGAGCCGTTCCGGAACGTCGACTACACGACGAGCCCGGTCACGGTCGGCGACTTCTTCGACTGCGCCGCGCCGATCAACGACTCGCCGCGCAACACGGGCCTGACCGAACTGCCGGCAGCACGCGCTGCCGACATGTGGTACGGCTACAAGCGTTCGTCGGTCCCGGGGATCATCCCCCAGGGCGGCGGCCTCGCCCCCATGGGCGGACCGGTCTACAACTTCGACGCCGACCTCGAGTCCGACACGAAGTTCCCGGCCTCGTACGACGGCAAGCCCTTCTTCTACGAGTGGGCGCGCAACAAGATGTACTCGATCCAACTGGCCGACGGCGCGACCGGCAGCGGCGACGCCGTCGAGAAGGTCAACGCCTTCCTGCCGCAGGAGCAGTTCCTCGCGCCGATCGACTCGCGGTTCGGGCCCGACGGCTCGCTCTACGTGCTCGACTGGGGCGGCGGCTTCGGCCGCGACAACCCCAACTCGGGGCTGCACCGCATCGACTACATCTCGGGCTCGCGTTCACCGATCGCCAAGGCCACGACCGACGTCGAGTCCGGCCCCGCGCCGCTCACGGTGTCGTT
The sequence above is a segment of the Agromyces hippuratus genome. Coding sequences within it:
- a CDS encoding phosphoglyceromutase codes for the protein MPHTLVLLRHGNSEWNQKNLFTGWVDVRLSELGTAEAARAGELLAESGLLPDVLHTSVLTRAIQTANIALDVADRAWIDVRRSWRLNERHYGALQGLDKAETLEKYGPEQFQLWRRSFDVPPPVLADDAEYSQVGDPRYANLADDELPRTECLKDVIARMLPYWQSDIVPDLAAGKTVLVTAHGNSLRALVKHLDGIGDDEIAELNIPTGIPLVYRLGDDFMPLGPGEYLDPAAAAAGAAAVAAQGKK